In Doryrhamphus excisus isolate RoL2022-K1 chromosome 7, RoL_Dexc_1.0, whole genome shotgun sequence, one genomic interval encodes:
- the tmem88a gene encoding transmembrane protein 88a, with protein sequence MSLSRNGTLEKTSEQPHSEPNSPSRGASGVVPPPYSMGGSEVADAPLELRGSLDCWACSVLVTAQNLIIALINGTLAGMVFGIILTPALVMIIFGFLCHSTVQPHGTSVYCSDLLDDAGCVALLVVGFLLLTPLLVLALAAFCRLARHLQLGMCFIPYSRAVYKNLPPTRRRGSGAGGCCGQQGALERERKGSVWV encoded by the exons ATGAGTCTGTCACGCAATGGGACACTGGAGAAGACATCGGAGCAGCCCCACTCTGAGCCCAACTCCCCCTCCAGAGGGGCCAGTGGCGTGGTGCCCCCGCCATACTCCATGGGGGGCAGCGAGGTTGCCGACGCTCCGCTGGAGTTGAGGGGCTCTCTGGACTGCTGGGCCTGCTCCGTGCTGGTCACGGCTCAGAACCTCATCATCGCGCTCATCAATGGAACGTTGGCCGGCATGGTGTTTGGTATCATCCTCACACCTGCCCTCGTCATGATCATATTCGGCTTCCTGTGCCACTCCACG GTGCAGCCTCACGGTACATCCGTGTACTGTTCCGACCTGTTGGACGACGCCGGCTGCGTGGCGCTACTGGTGGTGGGCTTCCTGCTGCTCACGCCCCTGCTGGTCCTGGCGCTGGCGGCTTTCTGTCGCCTGGCTCGCCACCTCCAGCTGGGCATGTGCTTCATTCCGTACAGCCGGGCCGTTTACAAGAACCTGCCCCCCACTCGACGCAGGGGGTCCGGCGCAGGTGGCTGCTGTGGCCAGCAGGGGGCTTTAGAGAGGGAGAGGAAAGGCAGTGTTTGGGTGTAA